The following proteins come from a genomic window of Nocardiopsis sp. YSL2:
- a CDS encoding PH domain-containing protein: MSTDALRLRPPHHRVDRRAILWWTTRALAVAVVLTAAPAIPAVVFEPARPWLVPATAVVGGVGLLVTVAMPWWRYRVHRWEVTDTAVYTASGWLWQEWRVAPMSRIQTVDTARGPLQRVFGLSSVTVTTASAAGPIAISGLDHELATRVADQLTETTQATEGDAT; encoded by the coding sequence ATGAGCACCGACGCTCTGCGACTGCGCCCACCCCACCACCGCGTGGACCGGCGCGCGATCCTGTGGTGGACCACCCGTGCGCTGGCCGTGGCCGTGGTCCTGACCGCGGCGCCCGCGATCCCCGCCGTCGTCTTCGAGCCCGCGCGCCCCTGGCTCGTCCCGGCCACCGCCGTCGTCGGCGGCGTCGGCCTGCTGGTCACCGTGGCGATGCCCTGGTGGCGCTACCGGGTCCACCGCTGGGAGGTCACCGACACCGCCGTCTACACGGCCAGCGGCTGGCTGTGGCAGGAGTGGCGGGTGGCCCCGATGTCGCGCATCCAGACCGTCGACACCGCCCGCGGCCCGCTCCAGCGCGTGTTCGGCCTGTCGAGCGTGACCGTGACCACCGCTTCGGCGGCCGGTCCGATCGCCATCTCCGGGCTCGACCACGAACTGGCCACCCGGGTGGCCGACCAGCTCACCGAGACCACCCAGGCCACGGAGGGAGACGCCACATGA
- a CDS encoding Uma2 family endonuclease encodes MTLMTTGKTDTEAEPPLTVDDLRRMPDDGRRYELVDARLDVSPAPIFLHSRVESRLAIHLGVLAPGEFEVVAAPGINVNGDRTHHRIPDLAVLRAADEESPYLTKPPLLAVEVVSPESAIRDHHTKRREYEEFGVHSYWIINPDRDLPSITELCLEDGGYREAATVSGEAVFKTDLPFPLRIVPHWLVGAGDWRKHIGGSDEAAG; translated from the coding sequence ATGACTCTCATGACAACCGGCAAGACGGATACGGAAGCGGAGCCCCCGCTGACCGTGGACGACCTCAGGCGGATGCCGGACGACGGACGGCGCTACGAGCTGGTCGACGCGCGGCTTGACGTGTCGCCCGCACCGATCTTCCTGCACAGCCGGGTCGAGTCCCGGCTCGCCATACACCTCGGTGTCCTCGCCCCGGGCGAGTTCGAGGTCGTCGCGGCCCCGGGCATCAACGTCAACGGCGACCGGACCCACCACCGGATCCCCGACCTGGCAGTGCTGCGCGCCGCCGACGAGGAGAGCCCCTATCTGACCAAGCCGCCGCTCCTGGCGGTCGAGGTGGTCTCTCCCGAGAGCGCCATCCGCGACCACCACACCAAGCGGCGCGAGTACGAGGAGTTCGGCGTCCACTCGTACTGGATCATCAATCCGGACCGCGATCTGCCGAGCATCACCGAACTCTGCCTGGAGGACGGCGGATACCGGGAAGCGGCCACGGTCTCCGGCGAGGCGGTCTTCAAGACCGACCTTCCCTTCCCGCTACGCATCGTGCCGCACTGGCTGGTCGGCGCGGGCGACTGGCGCAAGCACATCGGCGGGTCCGACGAGGCCGCCGGATAG
- a CDS encoding NUDIX hydrolase family protein: MTDTADTQPGWFSAEELESIRGRMPVLYVQAVPVRVDETGQVTHFGLLMRAAPDGSFNRSVVSGRVLYHERVRDALLRHLEKDLGPVALPRIPTAPQPFTVAEYFPTPGVTPFHDPRQHAVAMAYIVPVSGDCQPRQDALDLIWFTPEEAASPKVIEEMTGGQGVLLRQALAFVGHAP, from the coding sequence ATGACCGACACCGCCGACACCCAGCCCGGCTGGTTCTCCGCCGAGGAACTGGAGAGTATCCGCGGCCGCATGCCGGTGCTCTACGTCCAGGCCGTGCCCGTACGGGTGGACGAGACGGGGCAGGTGACCCATTTCGGTCTGTTGATGCGGGCCGCGCCCGACGGCAGCTTCAACCGCTCCGTGGTCTCCGGGAGGGTGCTCTACCACGAGCGGGTGCGCGACGCCCTCCTGCGGCACCTGGAGAAGGACCTGGGCCCGGTGGCGCTGCCGCGCATCCCGACCGCCCCGCAACCGTTCACGGTGGCGGAGTACTTCCCCACGCCCGGCGTCACGCCCTTCCACGACCCGCGCCAGCACGCGGTGGCGATGGCCTACATCGTGCCGGTCTCCGGTGACTGCCAGCCGCGACAGGACGCCCTGGACCTGATCTGGTTCACTCCGGAGGAGGCGGCCAGCCCGAAGGTGATCGAGGAGATGACCGGCGGCCAGGGCGTGCTGCTGCGCCAGGCCCTGGCCTTCGTCGGCCACGCGCCCTGA
- a CDS encoding SPFH domain-containing protein, which produces MSEPVPTITPAPRYRERAAFGYDGIPVAAACAVLTLAGVALALLPLLGAPALLVAVGVVLALVGAVPALGLTMVAPNQAQVVQFFGRYVGTIRTDGLRWVNPFTVRNSVSTRIRNHETSVMKVNDASGSPIEIAAVVVWQVQDTARASFEVDDFVEFVSIQTEAAVRRIAGEYPYDAHGEDTELSLRDSADVITEKLAKEVADRVEAAGVAIVECRFTHLAYAPEIAHAMLQRQQAGAMIAARQQIVEGAVGMVDRALARLSDEEVVELDEERKAAMVSNLLVVLCSDRPASPVVNTGTLYQ; this is translated from the coding sequence ATGAGCGAACCCGTACCGACCATCACTCCAGCTCCGCGGTACCGGGAGCGCGCCGCCTTCGGCTACGACGGGATCCCCGTGGCCGCGGCCTGCGCGGTGCTGACACTGGCCGGCGTCGCCCTGGCCCTCCTGCCGCTCCTGGGCGCCCCCGCCCTCCTCGTCGCCGTGGGCGTCGTGCTCGCCCTCGTCGGCGCGGTACCGGCCCTGGGCCTGACGATGGTCGCGCCCAACCAGGCCCAGGTCGTGCAGTTCTTCGGCCGCTACGTCGGCACCATCCGCACCGACGGCCTGCGCTGGGTCAACCCGTTCACCGTGCGCAACTCCGTCTCCACGCGCATCCGCAACCACGAGACCTCCGTCATGAAGGTCAACGACGCCTCCGGCAGCCCCATCGAGATCGCCGCGGTCGTGGTCTGGCAGGTCCAGGACACCGCCCGTGCGAGCTTCGAGGTCGACGACTTCGTGGAGTTCGTGTCCATCCAGACCGAGGCCGCCGTGCGGCGCATCGCGGGCGAGTACCCCTACGACGCCCACGGCGAGGACACGGAGCTGTCCCTGCGCGACAGCGCCGACGTCATCACGGAGAAGCTCGCCAAGGAGGTCGCCGACCGGGTCGAGGCGGCGGGGGTGGCGATCGTGGAGTGCCGCTTCACCCATCTGGCCTACGCGCCCGAGATCGCGCACGCGATGCTCCAGCGCCAGCAGGCCGGTGCGATGATCGCCGCGCGCCAACAGATCGTGGAGGGCGCCGTGGGCATGGTCGACCGCGCGCTGGCCCGGCTCTCGGACGAGGAGGTCGTGGAACTCGACGAGGAGCGCAAGGCCGCGATGGTCAGCAACCTGCTCGTGGTGCTGTGCTCGGACCGCCCCGCCAGCCCCGTCGTCAACACCGGGACCCTGTACCAGTAG
- a CDS encoding nucleoside/nucleotide kinase family protein produces the protein MSDSLAAEALRIAREAAARPGRRAVLGLTGAPGAGKSTLARHLVARVDDRLGPGAAGYLPMDGFHLSNAQLDRLGRRDRKGAPDTFDAHGYVALVRRLLAETEHPVYVPDYDRRLHEPVAARHVVDPHTVLVVTEGNYLASDEEPWHRLRGLFAQLWYVEADDRVREERLHLRQVSGGASEEAAREWVERSDRPNGELVKRFRDNCTRVVRPGPLDPR, from the coding sequence ATGTCCGACTCGCTCGCCGCAGAAGCCCTCCGGATCGCACGTGAGGCCGCGGCCCGCCCAGGGCGGCGCGCGGTCCTCGGCCTGACCGGTGCCCCGGGCGCGGGGAAGTCGACGCTCGCCCGCCACCTGGTGGCGCGGGTCGACGACCGGCTGGGGCCGGGGGCGGCCGGATACCTGCCGATGGACGGCTTCCACCTGTCCAACGCCCAACTCGACCGCCTGGGTCGGCGCGACCGCAAGGGCGCCCCCGACACCTTCGACGCGCACGGCTACGTGGCGCTCGTCCGGCGCCTGCTGGCCGAGACGGAGCACCCCGTGTACGTGCCGGACTACGACCGGCGGCTGCACGAGCCGGTGGCCGCGCGGCACGTGGTGGACCCGCACACCGTGCTGGTGGTGACCGAGGGCAACTACCTCGCCAGCGACGAGGAGCCCTGGCACCGGCTGCGGGGGCTCTTCGCTCAGCTGTGGTACGTCGAGGCCGACGACCGGGTGCGCGAGGAGCGGCTCCACCTCCGCCAGGTCTCGGGCGGGGCGAGCGAGGAGGCCGCGCGGGAGTGGGTCGAGCGCAGCGACCGCCCCAACGGCGAGCTGGTCAAGCGGTTCCGTGACAACTGCACCCGCGTGGTGCGTCCGGGGCCCCTGGACCCGCGCTGA
- a CDS encoding STAS domain-containing protein, translated as MARDARFCAQEHSACTGVTVVPVHGEVDFATADRMRDRLLRAVYDSRCDCLVVDMSGLEFFDASGVRALVTVARILWAQGRHTVLAEPSPIADRVLSALDMGRVFEIYPLLEMALTHTSGLRVDSDPIANNPVP; from the coding sequence GTGGCACGCGATGCCCGGTTCTGTGCCCAGGAGCATTCCGCCTGTACAGGTGTCACCGTGGTACCCGTCCACGGCGAGGTCGACTTCGCCACGGCCGACCGGATGCGCGATCGGCTCCTGCGGGCGGTGTACGACTCACGGTGCGACTGCCTGGTGGTGGACATGTCCGGGCTGGAGTTCTTCGACGCGAGCGGTGTCCGCGCCCTGGTCACCGTCGCCAGGATCCTGTGGGCCCAGGGCCGGCACACGGTGCTGGCCGAGCCCTCACCCATCGCCGACCGCGTCCTGAGCGCGCTCGACATGGGCCGGGTCTTCGAGATCTACCCGCTGCTGGAGATGGCGCTGACCCACACCAGCGGTCTGCGCGTGGACAGCGACCCCATCGCCAACAACCCGGTCCCCTGA
- a CDS encoding PH domain-containing protein encodes MSDPDGIRPGERAHKPADPAPAAAEPAPEPASEPERTPETAPAAENAPAPVSDLPGDWQRLHPLSVWAGTLAAGIFMVPTAVLGTAAIVFAAPQPWWALAPLPGTIALLALFTSIDLLRLRATRFRVTDERMEMRSGVVAKAYRSIPRERVRSVDVNAPLFVRVFGLCSVTVGTGDQGGSDQLQLLYVTAEQGERLRRELLLRGQTAGADASAEGAEDSGEVELARLDRAWFAYAPATTATLGIGVGFIAAVVGLNAQTGGWAWEWASEQANLPTTEELASMVMTRILVVVPVTLLVLLLSGVVVLTAIAVETWWNYRLTREADGSVRLRRGLLTSVSLSVEGRRLNGVTLHQPFVLRSVGGADVRAVATGLAAADDEKTSAKSRLSPPMPVGRARALAAALVQEDDSPLDVPLARHPRAALRRRFTRAGFVTLLGVAASAALAWLHTLATRAWWDAVHRIEEEIIPVPLASRAVETTPSWGWAFLAVLVAAAAFWYAVGSYRGLGHGVHPRFLVVRGGMAARDTVALQRSAVIGWRITRSPFQRRLDLADVAATTAAGQGMYAARDVGLGQGLAWADAAVPDLLAPFLVREDGGDGGGRAREAAAPE; translated from the coding sequence ATGAGCGACCCCGACGGCATCCGCCCCGGGGAGCGGGCCCACAAGCCCGCCGACCCCGCTCCTGCGGCGGCGGAACCCGCCCCCGAGCCCGCGTCCGAGCCCGAGCGGACCCCCGAGACCGCCCCGGCCGCGGAGAACGCCCCGGCGCCGGTGAGCGACCTGCCCGGGGACTGGCAGCGGCTGCACCCTCTGAGCGTCTGGGCCGGCACGCTCGCCGCGGGGATCTTCATGGTCCCGACGGCCGTCCTCGGCACCGCGGCGATCGTGTTCGCCGCGCCCCAGCCCTGGTGGGCGCTGGCCCCGCTGCCCGGAACGATCGCACTCCTGGCGCTCTTCACCTCCATCGACCTGCTGCGCCTGCGCGCCACCCGGTTCCGCGTCACCGACGAGCGCATGGAGATGCGCTCGGGCGTCGTCGCCAAGGCCTACCGCTCCATCCCCCGCGAACGCGTGCGCAGCGTGGACGTGAACGCACCCCTCTTCGTGCGCGTGTTCGGCCTGTGCTCGGTCACGGTCGGCACGGGCGACCAGGGCGGCTCCGACCAGCTCCAGCTGCTGTACGTGACCGCGGAGCAGGGCGAGCGGCTGCGCCGGGAACTACTGCTGCGCGGACAGACCGCCGGCGCCGACGCGTCCGCCGAGGGCGCCGAGGATTCCGGGGAGGTCGAGCTGGCCCGGCTCGACCGGGCGTGGTTCGCCTACGCGCCGGCGACCACCGCGACGCTCGGTATCGGCGTGGGCTTCATCGCCGCGGTGGTGGGTCTGAACGCCCAGACCGGCGGCTGGGCGTGGGAGTGGGCGTCCGAACAGGCGAACCTGCCCACCACCGAGGAACTCGCCTCGATGGTGATGACACGGATACTGGTCGTGGTACCCGTGACCCTCCTCGTCCTGCTGCTGTCGGGTGTGGTCGTGCTGACCGCCATCGCCGTCGAGACCTGGTGGAACTACCGGCTCACCCGCGAGGCCGACGGGTCGGTCCGGCTGCGCCGCGGCCTGTTGACCAGCGTGTCGCTGTCGGTGGAGGGCCGCCGCCTCAACGGCGTCACCCTGCACCAGCCGTTCGTGCTGCGGTCGGTGGGCGGGGCGGACGTGCGGGCGGTGGCGACCGGGCTGGCCGCCGCCGACGACGAGAAGACCAGTGCCAAGAGCCGCCTGTCCCCGCCGATGCCGGTCGGACGCGCCCGCGCGCTGGCCGCCGCGCTGGTCCAGGAGGACGACTCGCCCCTGGACGTCCCGTTGGCCCGGCACCCGCGCGCCGCGCTGCGCCGCCGGTTCACGCGGGCCGGGTTCGTGACCCTGCTGGGCGTGGCGGCCTCGGCCGCGCTGGCGTGGCTGCACACGCTCGCGACGCGGGCGTGGTGGGACGCGGTCCACCGGATCGAGGAGGAGATCATCCCGGTGCCGCTGGCGTCGCGGGCGGTGGAGACGACACCGAGTTGGGGATGGGCGTTCCTGGCCGTGCTGGTCGCGGCGGCGGCGTTCTGGTACGCGGTGGGCTCCTACCGCGGGCTCGGCCACGGAGTGCACCCGCGCTTCCTGGTGGTGCGCGGCGGCATGGCCGCGCGCGACACCGTGGCGCTGCAGCGGTCGGCGGTGATCGGCTGGCGGATCACGCGCTCGCCCTTCCAGCGCCGGCTGGACCTGGCCGACGTGGCGGCCACGACCGCCGCGGGCCAGGGGATGTACGCGGCCAGGGACGTGGGCCTGGGGCAGGGCCTGGCCTGGGCGGACGCGGCCGTGCCCGACCTGTTGGCGCCCTTCCTGGTCCGTGAGGACGGCGGGGACGGCGGCGGCCGCGCCCGTGAGGCGGCGGCCCCGGAATGA
- a CDS encoding TetR/AcrR family transcriptional regulator, which translates to MTKAYDQTGAGATSAERGRSSRAKLLSAAVELIPEVGWNAVTTRLVASRAQVRPGLVHYHFDSLPALLRAAAATVLDDVLSGPLAALTAAPDPAEGVVAALREMDEYQGDDPASVLVTEAYLAATRDPELHAVMARIVVETRDAIAAWLRRHGTAQPEAAAELVCAFFDGVVLHRALGPVPPAEAYLEPLRRMLAAPTTEGDPR; encoded by the coding sequence ATGACCAAGGCATATGACCAAACCGGAGCGGGCGCCACCTCCGCCGAACGGGGGCGTTCCAGCCGCGCCAAGCTGCTGTCCGCGGCCGTGGAGCTGATCCCGGAAGTGGGGTGGAACGCGGTCACCACCCGCCTGGTGGCCTCCCGCGCGCAGGTGCGCCCCGGACTCGTCCACTACCACTTCGACTCGCTGCCCGCACTGCTGCGCGCCGCCGCGGCCACCGTCCTGGATGACGTGCTCTCCGGCCCGCTCGCGGCCCTGACCGCCGCGCCCGACCCCGCCGAGGGGGTGGTGGCGGCCCTGCGGGAGATGGACGAGTACCAGGGCGACGATCCCGCGTCCGTCCTGGTCACCGAGGCCTACCTGGCCGCGACCCGCGACCCCGAGCTGCACGCGGTCATGGCGCGGATCGTGGTCGAGACCCGGGACGCCATCGCCGCGTGGCTGAGGAGGCACGGCACCGCGCAGCCGGAGGCCGCCGCCGAACTGGTGTGCGCGTTCTTCGACGGCGTGGTCCTGCACCGGGCGCTGGGCCCGGTGCCGCCCGCCGAGGCCTATCTCGAACCCCTGCGCCGCATGCTCGCGGCGCCCACCACCGAAGGAGACCCCAGATGA